The Clostridium chauvoei genome has a window encoding:
- a CDS encoding FGGY-family carbohydrate kinase encodes MEETGLGKIPVIAVGGHDTASAVAATPFTNTKNAFLSSGTWSLLGVEIESPIINDKTFNYSFTNEGGVCNKVRLLKNINGLWLLQQLKKTWCEFYEKIDFPDIIKEAKKFEKCTFIVNTSDERLMNTKNMIESIKEYCVENGQGTPEKLGELAMAVYNGLTKEYKETIEEIEEVLGYKINAINVVGGGIKDSYLCELTAKRTGKNIIAGPVEAAILGNVILQCISVGLLSSIKEGRNLVYKSFDIDLYIP; translated from the coding sequence ATGGAGGAAACAGGATTAGGTAAAATACCTGTAATTGCTGTTGGAGGACATGATACAGCTTCAGCAGTAGCTGCAACTCCATTTACTAATACTAAAAATGCATTTTTAAGTTCTGGTACTTGGTCTTTATTAGGAGTAGAAATTGAATCTCCAATAATTAATGATAAAACATTTAATTATTCATTTACTAATGAGGGAGGCGTATGTAATAAAGTTAGATTACTAAAAAATATAAATGGTTTATGGTTATTACAACAGCTAAAAAAAACTTGGTGTGAGTTTTATGAAAAGATAGATTTTCCGGATATTATAAAAGAAGCAAAGAAATTTGAAAAATGTACATTTATAGTTAATACTAGCGATGAAAGACTTATGAATACTAAAAATATGATAGAATCAATAAAAGAATATTGTGTAGAAAATGGACAAGGAACACCAGAAAAACTAGGTGAACTTGCTATGGCAGTATATAATGGGCTTACTAAAGAGTATAAAGAGACAATTGAAGAAATAGAAGAAGTTTTAGGATATAAAATTAATGCTATAAATGTAGTAGGTGGAGGAATAAAAGATAGCTATTTATGTGAACTTACAGCAAAGAGAACTGGAAAGAATATTATAGCAGGTCCTGTTGAAGCTGCTATTTTAGGAAACGTTATTTTGCAATGTATTTCAGTTGGTCTTTTGTCATCTATTAAAGAAGGAAGAAATCTAGTGTATAAATCTTTTGATATAGATTTATATATTCCATAA
- a CDS encoding DeoR/GlpR family DNA-binding transcription regulator, with product MLAIERRQKIVEIIQEEKKVLVQELAINFSVTEETIRRDLEKLEDQGILKRTYGGAIVNEGTNVDMPLDMREVVNKGGKLKIAEKVAEEIKDGETLMLDSSSTAFYVAKCLKKNNKKVTIITNSFKVVTELQDVKDINLILAGGTFRLSSKSFVGKWAENVIKNYYVNKAIICCKGMDINRGVMDSNEQEAEIKKYMAKCSNQVVLVVDKVKFDKSSFVKIMDFKDIDIIYTDEKISEEWESTLKINKVQLTFC from the coding sequence ATGCTTGCAATAGAAAGAAGACAGAAAATAGTTGAAATAATTCAAGAAGAAAAAAAGGTACTAGTACAAGAGCTTGCAATTAATTTCTCGGTTACAGAAGAAACCATAAGAAGAGATTTGGAAAAGCTTGAAGATCAAGGAATATTAAAGAGAACTTATGGTGGAGCTATAGTAAATGAAGGTACTAATGTAGATATGCCTTTAGACATGAGAGAGGTTGTAAATAAGGGAGGAAAGTTAAAAATAGCAGAAAAGGTTGCAGAAGAAATAAAAGACGGGGAAACATTAATGTTGGATTCTTCTTCAACAGCGTTTTATGTAGCTAAATGTTTAAAGAAAAATAATAAAAAGGTTACTATAATAACAAACTCCTTTAAAGTTGTAACTGAACTACAAGATGTAAAGGATATTAATCTAATTTTGGCAGGTGGAACCTTTAGATTAAGTTCAAAATCTTTTGTTGGGAAATGGGCAGAGAATGTAATAAAAAATTATTATGTAAATAAAGCGATAATATGCTGTAAAGGAATGGATATTAATCGAGGAGTTATGGATTCTAATGAACAAGAAGCTGAAATTAAAAAATATATGGCTAAGTGTTCTAATCAAGTAGTACTAGTAGTAGATAAGGTTAAATTTGATAAAAGTTCCTTTGTGAAAATTATGGATTTTAAAGATATAGATATTATTTACACAGATGAAAAAATTTCAGAAGAGTGGGAATCAACATTGAAAATTAACAAAGTACAATTAACTTTTTGTTAA
- a CDS encoding ABC transporter permease, producing MQVMKETNKKNVLKDNKDLIQKMAAGLSLLVMCIFFSIATPYFLEFDNIITIALQTSVIGIMAMGVTFVIVTSGIDLSLGAVIALSGVSAGICVNRGMGVVVSVIIALVIGILFGALNGFLIGKLKLPPFISTLGAMMVARGLTLILTDAKPVYFDAAPQFAEISQGKLFGLIPYPVIYLILIAIISSFILKKTLIGRYTYAIGSNEEAARLSGINIFKTKMFVYSYCGLMCAIAGIVMAARINSGQPTAGQGYELDAIAAVVIGGTSLSGGEGSIVGTFIGAFIMGVLKNGLNLMNVSQNWQMLAMGVVVIGAVYMDMLRKKRK from the coding sequence ATGCAAGTAATGAAGGAAACCAATAAGAAAAATGTGTTAAAAGATAATAAAGATTTAATACAAAAGATGGCGGCTGGTCTTAGTTTACTAGTAATGTGTATATTCTTTTCTATAGCAACTCCATATTTTTTAGAGTTTGATAATATTATTACCATAGCATTACAGACTTCTGTTATAGGTATTATGGCTATGGGAGTAACTTTTGTAATAGTAACTTCAGGAATTGATTTATCATTAGGTGCAGTTATTGCATTAAGTGGTGTTTCAGCTGGGATATGTGTAAATAGAGGGATGGGAGTAGTTGTATCAGTAATAATAGCTTTAGTTATAGGAATTTTATTTGGAGCACTAAATGGATTTTTAATAGGCAAATTAAAGTTACCACCATTCATTTCAACTCTTGGAGCGATGATGGTTGCTAGAGGATTAACTCTTATTTTAACAGATGCAAAGCCAGTATATTTTGATGCAGCTCCACAGTTTGCAGAAATATCACAAGGAAAATTATTTGGATTAATTCCATATCCAGTTATATATTTAATTCTTATAGCAATTATATCATCATTTATCTTAAAGAAAACATTAATAGGAAGATATACTTATGCAATTGGTAGTAATGAAGAAGCAGCTAGACTTTCAGGAATAAATATTTTTAAAACTAAAATGTTTGTTTACTCCTATTGTGGACTTATGTGTGCTATAGCAGGTATAGTAATGGCAGCAAGAATAAATTCAGGACAACCTACGGCAGGACAAGGATATGAACTTGATGCAATTGCAGCAGTTGTTATTGGAGGTACTTCACTAAGTGGTGGGGAAGGTTCTATAGTTGGGACATTTATAGGTGCATTTATAATGGGGGTTCTTAAAAATGGATTAAATCTTATGAATGTATCACAAAACTGGCAAATGTTAGCTATGGGAGTAGTTGTAATAGGTGCTGTTTATATGGATATGTTAAGAAAAAAAAGAAAATAG
- a CDS encoding sugar ABC transporter ATP-binding protein codes for MEKTVLLKMENINKGFPGVQALKSVQLEVLKGEVHVLIGENGAGKSTLMKVLTGVYTKDSGTITFKGKEFCVKNPKEAEDLGVSIIHQEFNLLPHLTVAQNIYIGREARMGKSFIVDDKKMIKDTKELLESMHLKIDPNAIVNSLTVAEQQMVEIAKALCVKSEVLLLDEPTSALTESEIDELFRIIKKLKSQGVGIVYISHRMEEFKHIADRVTVLRDGTYVGTRLWNETSIDEIIKMMVGRDIKNKYPIRTPKIGKVVFEAKNIKRGNIIKDVSFNVRSGEILGFAGLMGAGRSEVCRAIFGADPIDSGEFYLDGKKIKIKSPVDAIKNQIAYLSEDRKRDGLLLNLDVEFNTVLANLKEYSKGTIVNNKTCKNITDSKVIDLKIKTPNINQKTKFLSGGNQQKVLIGRWLCRDTKVLIFDEPTRGIDVGAKFEVYSLMKELAEKGVAIIMISSELPEILGMSDRVLVMHEGKKTGEIYIKDANQEKIMQLASGGLN; via the coding sequence ATGGAAAAAACCGTATTATTAAAAATGGAAAATATCAATAAGGGGTTTCCAGGTGTACAAGCACTTAAAAGTGTACAACTTGAAGTATTAAAAGGAGAGGTACATGTTTTGATAGGTGAAAATGGGGCAGGGAAATCAACATTAATGAAAGTTTTAACGGGAGTTTATACTAAAGATAGTGGAACTATTACTTTTAAAGGAAAAGAGTTTTGTGTAAAAAATCCAAAGGAAGCAGAAGATTTAGGGGTATCTATTATACATCAAGAGTTTAACCTTTTACCACATTTAACTGTTGCGCAAAATATCTATATTGGAAGAGAAGCAAGGATGGGTAAAAGTTTTATTGTAGATGATAAAAAGATGATAAAAGATACAAAGGAATTATTGGAATCTATGCATTTAAAAATAGATCCCAATGCAATTGTAAATTCTTTGACAGTTGCTGAACAACAAATGGTAGAAATAGCTAAAGCTTTATGTGTAAAATCAGAGGTTTTATTGTTAGATGAACCTACATCAGCTTTGACAGAAAGTGAGATAGATGAGTTATTTAGAATAATAAAAAAATTAAAAAGTCAAGGTGTGGGAATAGTTTATATTTCTCATAGAATGGAAGAATTTAAACATATAGCAGATAGAGTAACTGTATTAAGAGATGGTACTTACGTTGGTACTAGACTTTGGAATGAAACAAGTATTGATGAAATTATAAAAATGATGGTAGGAAGAGATATTAAAAATAAATATCCAATTAGAACCCCTAAAATCGGTAAAGTGGTTTTTGAAGCTAAAAATATTAAGAGGGGCAATATTATAAAGGATGTAAGCTTCAATGTAAGATCAGGAGAAATACTTGGATTTGCAGGACTTATGGGGGCTGGAAGATCAGAGGTTTGTAGAGCAATTTTTGGAGCTGATCCTATAGATTCAGGTGAGTTTTACTTAGATGGTAAAAAGATAAAAATTAAATCTCCTGTAGATGCAATAAAAAATCAAATAGCATATCTATCAGAAGATAGAAAAAGAGATGGTCTTTTATTAAATTTAGATGTTGAATTTAATACTGTATTAGCAAATTTAAAAGAATATAGCAAAGGAACTATAGTAAATAATAAAACTTGTAAAAATATAACCGACTCTAAGGTTATTGACTTAAAAATTAAGACTCCAAATATAAATCAAAAAACTAAATTTTTAAGTGGTGGTAATCAACAGAAGGTTTTAATAGGAAGGTGGTTATGTAGAGATACTAAAGTTTTAATATTTGATGAGCCTACTAGAGGTATAGATGTAGGAGCTAAATTTGAGGTATATTCCTTAATGAAAGAGTTAGCTGAAAAGGGTGTTGCAATTATTATGATATCATCTGAACTTCCAGAGATATTAGGTATGAGTGATAGAGTTTTAGTTATGCATGAAGGTAAGAAGACGGGAGAGATTTATATTAAAGATGCGAATCAAGAAAAAATAATGCAATTAGCATCAGGAGGATTGAATTAA
- a CDS encoding L-fucose isomerase, whose product MNRLNGDFPKVSIRPTIDGRRQGVRESLEEQTMGMAKQVSELISKNLYYPNGESVRCVISDTTIGGVSEAARCAEKFSKEGVGLTITVTPCWCYGSETIDMDPHIPKAIWGFNGTERPGAVYLAAALAGHTQFGLPAFGIYGKDVQNADCTEIPEDVKEKLLRFTRCGLAIAIMKGKSYLSVGSVSMGIAGSIVNQKFFQKYLGMRNEYVDMSEITRRIDRGIYDKDEFELAFKWVKENCKEGRDRNSIDKQRSKEEKNKIWETVIKMTLITRDLLIGNPKLEILGFKEESEGHNAIAGGFQGQRHWTDHSPNGDFMEAILNSSFDWNGIRESFVFATENDSLNAIPMLFGHLLTNTSQIFADVRTYWSKEAVKEISGKDLTGKASNGFIHLINSGAATLDASGKQKDSNGDPTMKPFWQIKESEAKACLDATTWWPAIDEYFRGGGFSSKFISEGGMPLTMSRICMVDGLGPVLQLVEGYSVDLDNEIATLIDNRTDCSWPTTWFAPNLTGEGVFKDVYSVMNNWGANHGAISYGHIGAELITLASMLRIPVAMHNVPEDKIFRPSAWAMFGSKDLEGADYRACNNFGPIYK is encoded by the coding sequence ATGAATAGGTTAAATGGGGACTTTCCAAAAGTAAGTATAAGACCTACTATAGATGGTAGAAGACAAGGGGTAAGGGAATCCTTGGAAGAACAAACTATGGGAATGGCAAAACAAGTCAGCGAGTTAATTTCAAAAAATTTATATTATCCAAATGGTGAATCTGTAAGATGTGTAATTTCAGATACTACTATAGGAGGAGTTTCAGAAGCAGCAAGATGCGCAGAAAAATTTTCAAAAGAAGGGGTAGGACTTACAATAACCGTTACTCCATGTTGGTGTTATGGAAGTGAAACTATTGATATGGATCCTCATATACCAAAAGCTATCTGGGGATTTAATGGTACCGAAAGACCTGGTGCTGTTTATTTAGCTGCCGCTTTAGCTGGACACACACAATTCGGGCTTCCTGCATTCGGAATTTACGGAAAAGATGTTCAAAATGCTGATTGTACTGAAATCCCTGAAGATGTTAAGGAAAAGTTATTACGATTCACTAGATGTGGACTAGCTATAGCTATTATGAAAGGAAAATCTTATCTTTCAGTTGGATCAGTATCTATGGGGATTGCTGGATCAATAGTTAATCAGAAATTCTTCCAAAAATATTTAGGTATGAGAAATGAATATGTTGATATGAGTGAAATAACACGAAGAATTGATAGAGGAATATATGATAAAGATGAGTTTGAATTAGCTTTTAAATGGGTAAAAGAAAATTGTAAAGAAGGCAGAGATCGTAATTCCATTGACAAACAAAGAAGTAAAGAAGAAAAAAATAAAATTTGGGAAACAGTTATTAAAATGACTTTAATAACTAGAGACTTATTAATAGGAAATCCTAAACTTGAAATTTTAGGATTTAAAGAAGAGTCCGAAGGACATAATGCTATCGCTGGTGGATTCCAAGGGCAAAGACATTGGACGGATCACTCTCCTAATGGAGATTTTATGGAAGCTATATTAAATTCCTCTTTTGATTGGAACGGTATAAGAGAATCCTTTGTTTTTGCAACTGAAAACGATTCACTAAACGCTATCCCAATGTTATTTGGACACTTATTAACAAATACTTCTCAAATTTTTGCTGATGTAAGAACTTACTGGTCAAAAGAAGCCGTTAAAGAAATAAGTGGTAAGGATTTAACTGGTAAAGCTTCAAATGGTTTTATTCATTTAATTAATTCTGGAGCAGCTACTTTAGATGCATCAGGAAAACAAAAGGATTCAAATGGTGACCCTACTATGAAACCATTTTGGCAAATTAAAGAAAGTGAAGCTAAAGCATGTTTAGATGCTACAACTTGGTGGCCTGCTATAGATGAGTACTTTAGAGGTGGAGGTTTTTCATCTAAATTCATTTCTGAAGGTGGAATGCCTCTTACAATGTCTAGAATTTGTATGGTAGATGGACTAGGCCCAGTTCTTCAGTTAGTAGAAGGCTATTCTGTAGATTTAGATAATGAAATAGCAACTCTAATAGATAATAGAACTGATTGTTCTTGGCCAACAACTTGGTTTGCACCAAATTTAACTGGAGAAGGAGTCTTTAAAGATGTTTACTCTGTTATGAATAATTGGGGCGCAAATCATGGGGCTATATCATATGGACATATAGGGGCCGAATTAATAACTCTTGCCTCTATGTTGAGGATACCTGTAGCAATGCATAATGTACCTGAAGACAAAATATTTAGACCTAGTGCTTGGGCAATGTTTGGTAGCAAAGATTTAGAAGGTGCAGATTATAGAGCATGCAACAATTTTGGTCCTATTTATAAATAA
- a CDS encoding ABC transporter substrate-binding protein, whose product MRLKKLTALVATALIVPVILFGCGGKSEGAQGEGEGGGEQKYVAVISKGYQHEFWKTVEKGAMKAGEEANLKVTFEGPDNETMVDKQIEMVENAITKKADVIMLAPLDNKALLPVVQKAEEKGIPVITFDSNLNSDIQKSFIATDNKVAGSIAAKETAKLIGNEGEVAIVAHNEGTSTAQERRDGFKEEIEKNYPNIKIVSIQYSDGDHAKALSKSTDIMTSNPNLKAIYATNEGAAIGVATAVKEKGNADKIKVVGFDSSDQEIKFLEEGIITGFVVQNPYNMGYLGVKAASDLLNDKTIEKRIDTGATYVDKNNMNNDDIQKLLYPLGKQ is encoded by the coding sequence ATGAGATTGAAAAAATTAACAGCTCTAGTAGCTACTGCACTTATTGTACCTGTTATTCTTTTTGGATGTGGGGGTAAAAGTGAAGGAGCACAAGGTGAAGGCGAAGGTGGTGGAGAACAAAAGTATGTTGCTGTAATTTCAAAGGGTTACCAACATGAATTCTGGAAAACGGTAGAAAAAGGGGCTATGAAGGCTGGGGAAGAAGCAAATTTAAAAGTAACCTTTGAAGGGCCAGATAATGAAACTATGGTTGATAAGCAAATAGAAATGGTTGAAAATGCAATAACTAAAAAGGCTGATGTTATTATGTTAGCTCCTCTTGACAATAAAGCTCTTTTACCAGTTGTTCAAAAAGCTGAAGAAAAAGGTATTCCTGTTATTACCTTTGATTCTAATTTAAATTCAGATATTCAAAAAAGCTTTATTGCAACAGATAATAAAGTAGCTGGTTCAATAGCCGCTAAAGAAACGGCAAAGCTTATAGGTAATGAAGGTGAAGTTGCAATAGTTGCACATAATGAAGGAACTTCAACAGCTCAAGAAAGAAGAGATGGATTCAAAGAGGAAATTGAAAAGAATTATCCTAATATAAAAATAGTTTCTATTCAATATTCAGATGGAGATCATGCAAAAGCTTTATCAAAGTCTACAGATATTATGACTTCAAATCCTAATTTAAAGGCTATTTATGCTACTAATGAAGGAGCAGCAATTGGGGTTGCAACAGCAGTTAAAGAAAAGGGAAATGCTGATAAAATAAAAGTTGTTGGTTTTGATTCTTCAGATCAAGAAATTAAATTCTTAGAAGAAGGTATTATAACTGGGTTCGTAGTTCAAAATCCTTACAATATGGGATATCTTGGTGTTAAAGCCGCATCAGACCTTTTAAATGATAAGACTATTGAAAAGAGAATAGATACAGGGGCTACTTATGTAGATAAAAATAACATGAATAATGATGATATTCAAAAGTTATTATATCCATTAGGTAAACAATAA
- a CDS encoding RbsD/FucU family protein, producing MLKGIPTIISPELLKILMEMGHGDNIVIADGNFPASNYAKRLVRADGHNIPDVLKAILKLFPIDTYSKNPLSLMSIVQGDTVVPTIWKDYENIIKKDFSNFSHFNFLERFDFYEKSKEAYAIISTSEEALYANIILTKGVL from the coding sequence ATGTTAAAAGGAATTCCAACAATAATTTCACCTGAACTTTTAAAAATATTAATGGAAATGGGACATGGAGATAACATTGTAATTGCAGATGGAAATTTTCCTGCTTCAAATTATGCTAAAAGATTAGTTAGAGCTGATGGTCATAATATACCTGATGTTTTAAAAGCAATTTTAAAACTTTTTCCAATTGATACCTACTCTAAAAATCCTTTAAGTCTTATGAGTATAGTTCAAGGAGACACAGTAGTTCCTACAATTTGGAAAGATTATGAAAATATTATAAAAAAAGACTTTAGTAATTTTTCACACTTTAATTTCCTTGAAAGATTTGATTTTTATGAAAAGTCTAAAGAAGCCTACGCTATTATTTCCACTTCTGAAGAAGCATTATATGCTAATATAATCTTAACTAAAGGTGTTCTTTAG